The following coding sequences lie in one Aspergillus puulaauensis MK2 DNA, chromosome 3, nearly complete sequence genomic window:
- a CDS encoding putative MFS sugar transporter (COG:G;~EggNog:ENOG410PG0X;~InterPro:IPR005828,IPR003663,IPR036259,IPR020846;~PFAM:PF00083,PF07690;~TransMembrane:12 (i12-30o55-77i86-105o111-132i144-162o174-196i274-292o304-324i336-354o366-390i402-425o431-451i);~go_component: GO:0016020 - membrane [Evidence IEA];~go_component: GO:0016021 - integral component of membrane [Evidence IEA];~go_function: GO:0022857 - transmembrane transporter activity [Evidence IEA];~go_process: GO:0055085 - transmembrane transport [Evidence IEA]) → MVHINMFGTGRTLQAAIWAACGMAFILFGYDQGVFSGIVENENFLEHMNHPNDSLMGIIVSIYNLGCFTGCVINFCVADKLGRRRAMWVAMVWVIIGATLQTSAYSVPHMMVGRFVAGIGTGIETSTVPMWQAELCEASKRGKLVCSEPLLVGVGIVISYFFDFGMSFVGGQIAWRLPIACQMLFAFFVIFLVFGVPESPRYCYQKGRNDEALQILSDVYGRPKDDPQIQAEQTEILDALAIELKHGEYKWRNVLKRDQVSTGHRVLLGYGMQFMNQVGGINLIVYFIPTVLSKNVGLSHNLSMIIGGCVQIMFVLGSFFPTFFVDRVGRRAPMMWGSFTLGICMMMVSILLSFKGKENEHSTSSASIAFFFVYMFAFGASVNCIPWVYVPEILPLHARAKGTAVGISSNWIWNFFVVMITPVIINRLQWKAYLIFMCTNIAFVPLVYFCYPETANFTLEEIDYLFTNREQSAVELSKEIHKERKKYGYARRLTAETTGVFGTSAPKDELAEKSPTDEHVEKAV, encoded by the exons ATGGTTCACATCAACATGTTCGGCACGGGGCGCACGCTCCAGGCCGCTATCTGGGCTGCTTGTGGCATGGCCTTTATCCTCTTCG GCTACGACCAAGGCGTCTTCTCCGGAATCGTCGAGAACGAAAACTTCCTGGAGCACATGAACCACCCTAATGACAGTCTTATGGGCATCATAGTCTCGATCTACAACCTTGGCTGTTTTACCGGCTGTGTCATAAATTTTTGCGTTGCTGATAAACTCGGGCGACGGCGCGCGATGTGGGTGGCCATGGTTTGGGTTATT ATTGGAGCAACCCTCCAAACATCAGCATATAGCGTCCCCCACATGATGGTCGGTCGATTCGTCGCAGGTATCGGGACAGGCATTGAAACATCGACTGTCCCCATGTGGCAGGCCGAGCTCTGCGAGGCGTCGAAGCGCGGAAAACTGGTTTGCAGTGAGCCGTTGCTTGTAGGTGTTGGCATCGTCATCAG TTACTTCTTCGATTTTGGAATGAGCTTTGTCGGCGGGCAAATTGCATGGAGACTCCCGATCGCCTGCCAGATGCTGTTTGCATTT TTCGTTATTTTCCTTGTCTTCGGAGTCCCCGAGTCTCCACGATACTGCTACCAAAAAGGACGCAACGATGAAGCACTTCAGATTCTAAGCGACGTTTACGGTAGGCCAAAGGATGACCCGCAAATCCAGGCCGAACAAACCGAGATTCTCGACGCCCTTGCCATCGAGCTAAAGCACGGCGAGTACAAGTGGAGGAACGTCCTCAAGAGGGACCAGGTTTCAACCGGGCACAGAGT TCTCCTCGGTTATGGTATGCAATTCATGAATCAAGTCGGCGGTATCAATCTTATCGT ATACTTCATCCCCACTGTTCTCAGCAAGAACGTCGGCCTGAGTCATAATCTCTCCATGATCATTGGCGGCTGCGTTCAGATCATGTTCGTTCTCGGCAGCTTCTTCCCGACTTTCTTCGTCGATAGGGTTGGCCGCCGCGCACCCATGATGTGGGGTTCTTTTACGCTTGGGATCTGCATGATGATGGTTTCGATTCTTCTCAgcttcaagggcaaggaaaaCGAGCATTCAACGTCCTCGGCCTCTATTGCCTTTTTCTTCGTCTACATGTTCGCTTTTGGAGCATCTGTAAATTGTATCCCGTGGGTATACGTGCCGGAGATTTTACCGCTCCATGCACGCGCGAAGGGGACGGCCGTGGGAATTTCGTCCAACTGGATTTGG aacttcttcgtcgtcatgATCACACCAGTAATCATCAACCGTCTTCAGTGGAAGGCATACCTCATTTTCATGTGCACCAATATCGCTTTTGTCCCGCTCGTATATTTCTGCTACCCTGAGACGGCCAATTTCACCCTCGAGGAGATCGACTATCTCTTCACCAATCGGGAACAGAGCGCTGTGGAACTCTCAAAGGAAATCCACAAGGAGCGGAAGAAGTATGGCTACGCTCGTCGCCTTACCGCCGAAACGACTGGTGTATTCGGAACAAGCGCTCCGAAAGATGAGCTAGCGGAGAAGTCGCCGACTGATGAACATGTTGAAAAGGCAGTATAG
- a CDS encoding putative C6 transcription factor (COG:S;~EggNog:ENOG410PH9W;~InterPro:IPR021858) translates to MFGLEPPSKRQRLDVVDDGRPPTETATATATAAEAKPPPERERETGRNSTKWHNSQPHHHPFAPSNYPEPTSYASPHSTTNIRTVEASNTDPFHSSPGSWYQDGFSQDPGFLASQEELRAILFTLANSAAPTRASSPETAKRELDLDSNASPTTSVSRSYQRQIHEQRRRRESPLSSRRRIEYLKNYVAEIAPWLDMFDSHCTFRQQLPALSHSFPALLYAILAISARQMERKSGIQDWYDSLELYQEAIRLLSPLIQVRDPKIVAACVLLCCLEMMSARAQDWHRHLEGCAALFEASGIHGFCGGLLQAVFWCYARMDLCGALISDGTRTTVLHPSKWLPMGCQEEDAYMLFKDARTPDMHANYAVYLSVKTTELVSNRTKFVELGEDNGCTTEVFTSRWTSLWSDLQAWLAERPSELVPIQTISRKPFPHILFVHWSAISSNQLYHTACILLLKMMPKGLRLPRSPTLSLLWHARRICGISTSNKHQGCLNNAIQPLWIAGRLFSHVSEHEQIVKIIRDIEAETGWGACWRIRDLEVAWGYSVSSRGETTMNQHFSTSIDQRRITVG, encoded by the exons ATGTTTGGCCTCGAACCGCCCTCTAAGCGACAGCGCCTCGATGTCGTTGACGACGGCCGTCCCCCGACAGAAACTGCAACtgcaaccgcaaccgcagccGAGGCCAAACCACCACCAGAGAGAGAGCGGGAGACAGGCCGCAACTCGACGAAATGGCACAACTCTcagcctcatcatcacccgtTCGCGCCCTCAAACTACCCAGAACCAACTAGCTACGCATCGCCGCACTCCACAACAAATATAAGAACCGTCGAAGCAAGCAATACCGAccccttccactcctccCCGGGGAGTTGGTACCAGGATGGCTTCTCTCAGGACCCAGGCTTCCTTGCGTCGCAGGAAGAACTGCGCGCCATTCTCTTCACGCTTGCGAATTCGGCCGCTCCAACGCGCGCGAGTAGCCCCGAGACTGCAAAGAGAGAATTAGATCTAGACTCCAATGCGTCTCCGACTACGTCTGTCTCGCGGTCGTATCAGCGACAGATCCATGAAcagcggaggagaagggagTCTCCGCTCTCGAGTCGGAGACGGATTGAGTATTTGAAGAATTATGTTGCTGAGATTGCGCCTTGG CTCGATATGTTCGACTCCCACTGCACATTTCGCCAACAACTCCCTGCACTCTCTCACTCCTTCCCTGCGCTGCTCTACGcaatcctcgccatctccgcACGCCAAATGGAACGCAAATCCGGCATCCAAGACTGGTACGACAGTCTAGAGCTCTACCAAGAGGCAATCCGGCTTCTGAGCCCGCTTATCCAAGTCCGGGACCCGAAGATCGTCGCGGCTTGCGTGTTGCTTTGTTGCCTGGAGATGATGTCCGCCCGGGCGCAGGACTGGCATCGACATTTGGAGGGGTGTGCGGCGTTGTTTGAAGCGAGTGGGATTCATGGATTTTGTGGGGGGTTACTGCAGGCTGTGTTTTGGTGTTATGCAAGGATGG ATCTCTGCGGTGCGCTGATATCAGATGGGACAAGGACGACTGTTCTACATCCGTCTAAGTGGCTTCCGATGGGAtgccaggaagaagatgcaTACATGTTATTTAAAGATGCGCGGACCCCCGACATGCACGCAAACTACGCCGTGTATTTGTCCGTGAAAACAACCGAGCTCGTATCCAACCGCACCAAATTCGTCGAACTCGGCGAAGACAACGGCTGTACGACCGAAGTCTTCACTTCCCGCTGGACATCATTATGGAGCGACCTCCAGGCCTGGCTCGCGGAACGACCCTCAGAATTGGTCCCCATTCAAACAATAAGCCGCAAACCGTTCCCACACATCCTTTTCGTGCACTGGTCAGCTATTTCTTCGAACCAGCTCTACCACACTGCATGCATCCTattgctgaagatgatgcccAAGGGTCTGCGACTGCCGCGGTCGCCGACGCTGTCTCTGCTATGGCATGCGCGCCGCATATGTGGGATTTCAACGAGCAATAAGCATCAGGGTTGTCTGAATAATGCTATCCAGCCGCTTTGGATCGCGGGACGGCTATTCAGCCACGTCTCTGAGCACGAGCAGATTGTCAAGATCATTCGCGATATCGAGGCCGAGACCGGGTGGGGTGCTTGTTGGCGTATTCGCGATCTGGAGGTTGCGTGGGGATACAGCGTTAGTAGTCGGGGGGAGACGACAATGAACCAGCATTTCTCGACGTCAATTGATCAGCGACGTATCACTGTCGGATGA